A window of Cellulosimicrobium protaetiae genomic DNA:
ACGATGAGCTCGTCCGACTCCGTGACGGGCCGCCCGTCGATGGACAGGATGACGTCGCCGGGGCGGATACCGGCGGCGTCGGCGGGTCCGTCGGGCGTGACCGCGGGAGTCCCGGACTGGGCGTCGGTCGAGACCTGGACGCCCTCGCCCTGGTACCGCTGGTCGAGGAGGACGCCGATCACCGGGTAGGTGGCCACGCCGTCGGCGATGAGCTGCTCGGCGGTCCGGCGCGCCTGGTTGGACGGGATCGCGAAGCCGAGACCGATGCTCCCCGTCGCCGACGAGCTGCCCGGCGGCTGCGCGATGGCGGAGTTGATGCCCACGACCTGGCCGCTCCCGTCGACGAGCGGGCCACCGGAGTTGCCGGGGTTGATCGCGGCGTCGGTCTGGATCGCGTTGATGAACGCCGTCTCTGCCGCTGCCCCCGCCTGGACGGGTCGGTTGAGCGCGCTGATGATGCCCGTGGTGACGGTCCCGTTGAGGCCCAGGGGTGCGCCGACGGCGACCACCGGGTCCCCGACGACGACACCGTCCGAGTCGCCGAGCGCCAGCGGCGTGAGCCCGGTGTCCTCGACCTTGACCACGGCGAGGTCGTAGTCGACCGTACGGCCCACGAGCTCGGCCGGGCTCTGGTGCCCGTCCGAGAACAGGACGACGACCTCGCCGCCGTCGGCGGCGGACGCCACGACGTGGTTGTTCGTGAGGATGTACCCGTCCTCGCGCAGCACGAACCCGGACCCGGTCGCGACCCCGTCGGTCCCCCGGACCTCGAGCGAGACGACGCTCGGCAGGACCGTCGAGGCGATGTCGGCGACAGACCCCGCGGGGCGGTCGGCACCGGGCTCGACGCTCGCCGGAGGCAGGGACGACGTGTACGAGCCTGCGGGGGCCGGACCGAGGAGGCGGTCCGCGGCGACGCCCCCGAGCGCGCCGGCGACGAGCGCGAGCACGGCGACCCCCGCGACGGCGGCGGGTCGCAGACCTCGCCGCGGCTCCGGCCTGGAGGGGTCCCGCGGCACGCCGACGAGGGTCGGGTCGACCGAGCCGCCCGGCCGCGTCGGGGCGGACGGCCCCTCCGGCTGCCCGAACGCGCGCAGCGTCTCCCAGGGGTCCGCCGGTCCCGGCGACGTCCCCGCGGAGCCACCCGGCGCCGGAGACGGGGCCGGTGCACCGACGGATGGCCCGGCGGGCACCGCGGTGGGCGGCGGCGGGACCGGACCGGGACCGTACGCTGCCGACGGCGGGACGGGCGGGACGCCCCGGTACGCCGACGGCGGCGCGAACGGGTGGGGCGCGGCGCCCTGGTCCCGGGGGTGCTCCGGGCCGGTCTGGGGGTCGGTCATGAGGTCCCGAGCGCTCCTGTCATGGTCGTCCAGCCCCGGGAGATGCGCGCCGGGACCCCGGCATCGTAGTCACGGGCGGGGAACGCCGCCACGAGAGCGGCGACGGTCTCCTGCTCGGTGTCCGCGACGACGTCGACGACCGTGTCGCCCGACTGCCAGACGACGTGCCACGGCGCCTCGGACAGCACGTGCACGCGCCGCCCGTCGACGTCCCACGTCTCCCCGCCCGCGAGCGCGGCGGCGTCCAGGAGGCCCGCCTGCTCGCGCACGACGGCCTCGCCGCCGGGCGCCTCGAGGTCGATCTCGAGCACGCCGCGCGCGCCGTCGTGCCGGACGCCGACGACCGTGAAGCCCTCCGGC
This region includes:
- a CDS encoding S1C family serine protease; protein product: MTDPQTGPEHPRDQGAAPHPFAPPSAYRGVPPVPPSAAYGPGPVPPPPTAVPAGPSVGAPAPSPAPGGSAGTSPGPADPWETLRAFGQPEGPSAPTRPGGSVDPTLVGVPRDPSRPEPRRGLRPAAVAGVAVLALVAGALGGVAADRLLGPAPAGSYTSSLPPASVEPGADRPAGSVADIASTVLPSVVSLEVRGTDGVATGSGFVLREDGYILTNNHVVASAADGGEVVVLFSDGHQSPAELVGRTVDYDLAVVKVEDTGLTPLALGDSDGVVVGDPVVAVGAPLGLNGTVTTGIISALNRPVQAGAAAETAFINAIQTDAAINPGNSGGPLVDGSGQVVGINSAIAQPPGSSSATGSIGLGFAIPSNQARRTAEQLIADGVATYPVIGVLLDQRYQGEGVQVSTDAQSGTPAVTPDGPADAAGIRPGDVILSIDGRPVTESDELIVAIRAKAPGDAVTLRVRTGDQERDVRVVLDEATSE